A part of Trichocoleus sp. FACHB-46 genomic DNA contains:
- the metG gene encoding methionine--tRNA ligase, translating to MISIDTNKEKFALTTPLYYVNDLPHIGSAYTTIAADVIARFQRLQGKSVLLITGTDEHGQKIQRTAEALGRSPQAHCDEVSAGFSQLWQQLNVQCDRFIRTTDPRHAAIVKEFFQRVWERGDIYLGQQKGWYCVSCEEFKEERDLLEGHRCSIHQRETEWRDEQNYFFRLSNYQTKLEELYQQQPDFIQPEIRRNEVLSFVSQGLKDFSISRVNLDWGFPVPNDPGHTLYVWFDALLGYVTALLDPDNEPTLENALAHWWPINLHLIGKDILRFHAVYWPAMLMSAEVPLPRRLFGHGFLTKDGQKMGKSLGNTIDPVALVNRYGSDAVRYYFLKEIEFGRDGDFNETRFINILNADLANDLGNLLNRTLKMVYKYCDGKVPAVVGAEVAADHPLKAIGVTLGDRTSQSYQALAFSEACEAILALVRMGNKFIDEQAPWSLYKRGEQQAVEQVLYSVLESVRLAAYLLSPIIPNVSGAIYQQLGFAVDFNDRSLIDVSLPFVTHATWGILPGNQSLGDAKPVFQRLEAPEAVI from the coding sequence ATGATTTCTATCGATACGAATAAAGAAAAATTTGCTCTTACAACACCTCTTTATTATGTAAATGATTTACCGCATATTGGCAGCGCTTACACCACGATCGCCGCAGATGTAATTGCGCGCTTTCAAAGATTGCAAGGTAAATCAGTTTTACTAATTACAGGTACTGATGAACATGGGCAGAAAATCCAGCGTACGGCTGAAGCGCTAGGGCGATCGCCGCAAGCACATTGTGATGAAGTTTCAGCTGGGTTCTCTCAGCTCTGGCAGCAACTCAATGTCCAGTGCGATCGCTTTATTCGTACCACTGACCCACGTCACGCAGCCATTGTCAAAGAGTTTTTCCAACGGGTGTGGGAGCGCGGCGACATCTATTTAGGCCAACAGAAAGGTTGGTACTGTGTTTCTTGCGAAGAATTCAAAGAAGAGCGAGATTTATTAGAAGGTCATCGTTGTTCCATTCACCAACGCGAAACAGAATGGCGTGACGAGCAAAATTACTTTTTTCGGCTATCGAACTATCAAACAAAACTAGAAGAGCTTTACCAACAGCAACCAGATTTTATTCAACCAGAAATTCGCCGTAACGAAGTGCTCAGTTTCGTGAGCCAAGGGCTAAAGGATTTTTCGATTTCTCGCGTCAATTTAGACTGGGGATTCCCGGTACCCAACGATCCTGGTCATACCCTGTATGTGTGGTTTGATGCCTTATTAGGTTATGTAACGGCTTTGCTGGACCCGGACAACGAACCCACCCTAGAAAATGCCTTAGCCCATTGGTGGCCGATCAATTTGCATTTGATTGGCAAGGATATCTTACGCTTTCATGCGGTTTATTGGCCTGCCATGTTGATGTCAGCCGAGGTGCCCTTACCAAGGCGCTTGTTTGGTCATGGCTTTTTGACTAAAGACGGTCAAAAAATGGGCAAAAGCTTGGGCAACACGATCGACCCAGTGGCCTTGGTTAATCGGTATGGCTCAGACGCAGTGCGTTACTATTTCCTCAAGGAAATCGAGTTTGGCCGAGATGGCGACTTCAATGAAACTCGTTTCATCAATATTTTGAATGCTGACTTAGCCAACGACTTAGGCAACTTGCTAAATCGGACCTTGAAGATGGTCTATAAGTACTGTGATGGCAAGGTTCCCGCTGTCGTGGGCGCAGAGGTTGCTGCTGATCATCCGTTGAAGGCAATTGGCGTAACTCTAGGCGATCGCACGTCCCAATCTTACCAAGCCCTAGCCTTCAGTGAAGCCTGTGAAGCCATTCTGGCCCTAGTGAGAATGGGCAACAAATTTATTGATGAACAAGCTCCCTGGAGTCTCTATAAGCGAGGAGAACAACAAGCAGTCGAGCAAGTCCTCTACTCAGTTCTAGAATCGGTCAGGCTTGCCGCTTATCTCTTGTCTCCAATTATTCCGAATGTCAGTGGTGCCATCTACCAGCAGCTCGGGTTTGCTGTAGATTTTAATGATCGAAGTTTAATTGATGTTTCGCTGCCGTTTGTGACCCATGCTACCTGGGGAATACTACCTGGTAACCAATCCTTAGGTGACGCTAAACCTGTGTTTCAACGCTTAGAGGCTCCGGAAGCAGTGATCTAA
- a CDS encoding NYN domain-containing protein, giving the protein MLNNLESNTVFTPEQVLENRGRVAIFIDGSNLFYAALQLGIEIDYTKLLCRLTAGSRLLRSFFYTGVDRTNEKQQGFLLWMRRNGYRVISKDLVQLPDGSKKANLDVEIAVDMMALVDSYDTAVLVSGDGDLAYAVNAVSYRGVRVEVVSLRSMTSDSLINVSDRYIDLDNIKEDIQKTPRQSYTYRPLSGISIVEEPEER; this is encoded by the coding sequence ATGTTGAACAATTTAGAAAGCAATACTGTATTCACCCCAGAACAAGTTCTAGAGAATCGGGGTCGAGTGGCCATTTTTATTGATGGCTCTAATCTGTTTTATGCCGCGTTGCAGTTAGGGATTGAAATTGATTACACCAAACTGCTTTGTCGTCTGACGGCGGGTTCTCGCTTATTACGGTCATTTTTCTATACAGGAGTCGATCGCACCAACGAAAAACAGCAAGGCTTTTTGTTGTGGATGCGTCGCAATGGCTACCGAGTGATCTCTAAGGATTTGGTGCAGCTGCCAGATGGCTCTAAAAAAGCCAATTTGGATGTAGAAATTGCTGTAGATATGATGGCCTTGGTCGATTCCTACGATACGGCGGTTTTAGTGAGTGGCGATGGTGACTTAGCCTATGCGGTTAATGCCGTTAGTTACCGAGGTGTGCGGGTTGAAGTGGTCAGCCTTCGCTCCATGACCAGTGATAGCTTAATCAATGTGTCAGATCGCTATATTGATCTGGACAACATTAAAGAAGATATTCAAAAAACACCGCGACAAAGCTATACCTATCGGCCTCTCTCCGGTATTAGCATCGTTGAAGAGCCAGAGGAGCGGTAG
- the lptC gene encoding LPS export ABC transporter periplasmic protein LptC, translating into MSLLPRLRPSSLHRHPIYSSQLVWLILLVGLSACGGPKKSQTVDKLAQDSSAVQNFDNNLTFNDVTLEQVDEKGQLLWKVKAKQARYSKDQKIANVQSPAGELFQDGKAVYKIQAQSGEVRKDGQTILLKGQIVATDIQSGAIVKGNELEWQPKIDLLLVRNNITGTHPQFQATAKEAKVYSRARRMEFFGQVAAMSKDPAMGFKSEHLIWEIAKQLVVVDKPVQIDRYVGTVVSDRAVADQAEVQLKNKVATLKQNAKLSVADPPLEIASNSLVWNLNDQTVVSDQRVDVLHREQLVAITANQGRGNLEPRIFYLTGNVKGNGQRNQSQLAADNLTWYIPTQQIEATGNVVYSQANPPFNLKGPKASGTLQDQNIVVSGGRVVTEIIP; encoded by the coding sequence ATGTCACTGCTGCCTCGCTTGAGACCCTCTAGCTTGCACCGACACCCAATTTACTCCTCGCAGCTTGTGTGGTTGATCTTGCTGGTGGGTCTCAGTGCTTGTGGGGGACCCAAGAAAAGCCAAACGGTTGATAAGCTGGCTCAAGATAGTTCTGCGGTGCAGAATTTTGATAACAACTTGACGTTTAATGATGTCACCCTAGAGCAGGTAGACGAAAAAGGTCAGTTGCTGTGGAAAGTCAAAGCCAAGCAAGCACGCTACAGTAAAGACCAAAAAATTGCTAACGTTCAAAGCCCTGCGGGTGAGTTGTTTCAGGATGGCAAAGCGGTCTACAAAATTCAGGCTCAGAGTGGCGAAGTTCGAAAAGACGGCCAAACTATCCTGCTGAAAGGGCAAATTGTCGCTACTGACATCCAAAGTGGGGCGATCGTCAAGGGTAATGAGCTGGAATGGCAGCCCAAAATCGATCTTTTGCTAGTTCGTAATAACATCACGGGCACTCATCCCCAATTCCAAGCTACGGCCAAAGAAGCCAAAGTATACAGTCGGGCGCGGCGGATGGAGTTTTTTGGTCAGGTAGCAGCTATGTCTAAAGATCCTGCTATGGGCTTTAAGAGCGAGCATTTGATCTGGGAAATTGCTAAGCAGTTAGTAGTGGTTGATAAGCCAGTCCAAATCGATCGCTATGTGGGGACTGTCGTGAGCGATCGCGCCGTAGCTGACCAAGCTGAAGTGCAGCTAAAAAACAAAGTCGCGACGCTGAAACAGAACGCTAAACTATCTGTGGCTGATCCACCACTCGAAATTGCTAGCAATTCCTTGGTTTGGAACCTTAATGACCAAACAGTAGTTTCCGACCAGCGAGTTGATGTGTTGCACCGGGAGCAACTGGTCGCTATCACGGCCAATCAAGGACGTGGTAATCTGGAGCCGCGAATTTTTTACCTGACGGGAAATGTGAAAGGAAACGGACAGCGCAACCAATCCCAACTAGCAGCAGACAACCTCACTTGGTATATCCCGACGCAGCAAATTGAAGCCACAGGAAACGTGGTTTATAGCCAAGCGAATCCACCCTTTAACCTCAAAGGCCCCAAAGCTTCAGGAACTTTGCAAGACCAGAATATTGTGGTGAGTGGTGGCCGAGTAGTGACGGAAATTATTCCCTAA
- a CDS encoding D-alanyl-D-alanine carboxypeptidase produces MLELVSSGLVSLWFKMAHVPQPINPDSLLASWNTPGLVFSAQPDPAGEATVKQYLQGLSATGLTETTQGVWVQVGYNLLANHQGTQPLPAASLTKVATSLAALETWGPAHQFDTLIGATGPIQNGVLQGDLVIQGNNDPFFVWEEAIALGNTLNRMGIRQVTGSLVITGNFAMNYETDPLLAGTLLKQGLNAQLWSEEAKAQHLNLPKGTPQPQVAIAGDVKVATLPIPKQIALLRHQSLPLAQILKQMNIYSNNPMAEMLAASVGGAPVVAAQAAKAAGVPQAEIQLINGSGLGPENQISPRAVCAMFMAIENYLKPQQMSVADLFPVSGRDGGTLEDRNIPVASVVKTGTLWDVSTLAGALPTRDRGLIWFAILNRGEDLDGLRNRQDQLLQNLLEQWGADQSVVAEIAPNSAPSSNTPLNFSAPASSSEPAATQLMGTTTAPSNPKAASPTLHQKFQLGDDRRNQILFKVQV; encoded by the coding sequence GTGCTGGAATTAGTCAGCTCTGGGTTGGTTTCGCTTTGGTTCAAAATGGCCCATGTGCCACAACCCATCAATCCCGACAGCTTGCTTGCGTCTTGGAATACACCTGGCCTAGTTTTTTCTGCCCAGCCTGACCCAGCAGGCGAAGCAACTGTGAAACAGTATTTGCAAGGTCTGAGCGCCACAGGGCTGACTGAGACGACCCAAGGGGTCTGGGTGCAAGTGGGCTACAATCTGTTGGCCAATCACCAAGGAACGCAACCCCTACCTGCGGCCTCTTTAACCAAGGTCGCGACTTCTTTGGCCGCACTAGAAACTTGGGGGCCTGCTCACCAATTTGACACGTTGATCGGGGCCACGGGACCGATTCAGAACGGAGTGTTACAGGGAGACTTGGTAATTCAGGGCAATAACGACCCTTTCTTTGTCTGGGAAGAAGCGATCGCCCTCGGCAATACCCTCAATCGCATGGGTATTCGCCAAGTCACAGGCAGCCTAGTAATCACTGGCAACTTCGCCATGAACTATGAGACTGATCCCTTGCTAGCAGGAACGTTGCTAAAGCAAGGGTTAAATGCTCAACTGTGGTCTGAGGAAGCCAAGGCACAGCACCTCAACTTACCCAAAGGCACCCCTCAGCCTCAAGTCGCGATCGCGGGCGATGTGAAGGTCGCTACCTTGCCGATTCCTAAGCAAATTGCTTTGTTACGGCACCAATCCCTGCCATTGGCACAAATCCTCAAACAGATGAACATCTACAGCAACAATCCGATGGCTGAGATGTTAGCTGCTTCCGTGGGAGGAGCACCTGTCGTTGCCGCTCAGGCTGCTAAAGCTGCGGGGGTGCCACAAGCAGAAATTCAACTGATTAATGGCTCTGGTTTGGGGCCAGAAAATCAAATTTCCCCACGGGCTGTTTGCGCCATGTTTATGGCGATTGAAAATTACTTAAAGCCTCAGCAGATGAGTGTAGCTGACTTGTTTCCCGTCTCTGGTCGCGACGGTGGTACGCTCGAAGACCGCAATATTCCTGTCGCCTCAGTCGTTAAAACTGGGACGCTTTGGGATGTGAGTACTCTGGCAGGAGCCTTACCTACTCGCGATCGCGGCTTAATTTGGTTTGCGATTTTAAACCGAGGCGAAGACCTAGACGGGTTGCGGAATCGCCAAGACCAACTGCTGCAAAACTTACTAGAGCAGTGGGGAGCCGATCAATCGGTTGTGGCTGAGATTGCGCCCAACAGCGCACCAAGCTCTAATACACCACTCAATTTCTCAGCTCCAGCCTCCAGCAGTGAACCCGCCGCTACTCAGCTAATGGGAACTACAACTGCTCCTAGCAATCCCAAGGCAGCATCACCGACCCTGCACCAAAAGTTTCAACTAGGCGATGACAGGCGCAATCAAATTTTGTTTAAGGTCCAGGTTTAA
- a CDS encoding cofactor assembly of complex C subunit B — MAKPDQNQVLRRLPIVVGALAGTLLLVNRLLTPNLTDAQARSDALGVILSALLILTGLLWQRIQPRSPDAVKLVGEEGLELASNLPEAVRLELAWASQILLTNTMTRSLVVLYQGRVLLRRGILATNAEVKPGPILQRVLEKQKPVYLVDVKAYPGRIEFDYLPENTQGIICQPIGNQGALILAANAPRSYTKQDENWVEAIADKLDNTLSHHLSVTI, encoded by the coding sequence ATGGCAAAACCCGACCAAAATCAAGTTTTACGTCGTTTACCCATTGTTGTGGGCGCTTTGGCAGGGACGTTGCTGCTGGTGAATCGCCTGCTTACGCCCAATTTAACGGATGCTCAAGCTCGTTCTGACGCTTTAGGCGTCATTCTCAGTGCCCTATTGATTCTAACCGGGTTGCTGTGGCAGCGCATTCAACCGCGATCGCCCGATGCTGTGAAGTTAGTTGGTGAAGAAGGACTGGAACTAGCTTCAAACCTGCCAGAAGCGGTGCGGCTAGAACTGGCTTGGGCCTCTCAGATTTTGCTCACCAATACCATGACGCGATCGCTGGTGGTGTTGTATCAGGGGCGCGTCTTACTGCGGCGAGGAATTTTGGCAACCAACGCAGAGGTGAAGCCAGGCCCGATTCTGCAACGGGTCTTAGAGAAGCAAAAACCCGTTTATTTAGTCGATGTAAAAGCTTATCCTGGACGCATTGAGTTTGACTATTTGCCAGAAAATACTCAAGGTATTATCTGCCAACCCATTGGCAATCAAGGAGCTTTGATCCTGGCCGCCAATGCTCCGCGCAGCTATACCAAGCAGGACGAAAACTGGGTGGAGGCGATCGCTGACAAGCTAGACAATACTCTGAGTCATCATTTATCCGTCACTATTTAG
- a CDS encoding DUF456 domain-containing protein: MTVLYWLLVAVMVLGVIGAVVPAIPGTSLIVAAIVIWGVIHGFGTVTVPLVVAIGVLVVSMGVDFLASFWGAQRFGASKWGQIGAVVGLLLGFFGLLPALPFGGPLLGILIGPLLGAIVGELIYRRDFVVAVKAGIGIVVGSLIGNLIQGLLALGAVIVFLVTTWPLGAVT, translated from the coding sequence ATGACCGTACTCTATTGGCTGCTTGTAGCTGTGATGGTGCTTGGGGTAATTGGGGCCGTGGTCCCAGCTATCCCAGGCACCAGCTTGATTGTGGCTGCCATCGTGATCTGGGGTGTTATCCACGGATTTGGCACAGTGACCGTTCCCTTAGTGGTGGCGATCGGAGTGCTGGTGGTCAGCATGGGTGTAGATTTTCTGGCAAGCTTTTGGGGAGCCCAGCGCTTTGGAGCCAGCAAGTGGGGCCAAATTGGCGCAGTAGTAGGATTGCTGCTCGGCTTTTTTGGTTTGCTACCTGCATTGCCTTTTGGTGGGCCATTGTTGGGGATTTTGATTGGTCCCTTATTGGGCGCGATCGTGGGTGAATTGATTTATCGACGAGATTTTGTTGTAGCTGTCAAAGCTGGCATCGGGATTGTTGTCGGTTCGTTGATCGGTAACTTAATTCAAGGTTTGCTGGCATTAGGAGCTGTGATTGTGTTCCTTGTGACCACTTGGCCACTGGGAGCAGTTACTTAA
- the rfbB gene encoding dTDP-glucose 4,6-dehydratase, giving the protein MTETGKGTADQKSQRRHPRRIIITGGAGFIGSNFVHYWCDRYPEDRVIVLDALTYAGNLRNLESLEERPNFRFVQGDICDRLLLDALLKQEKVDAIAHLAAESHVDRSILSPGAFVRTNVVGTFTLLEAFRHHWEAHQKPSHYRFLHVSTDEVYGSLGSDDPAFSETTPYAPNSPYSASKAGSDHFARAYYHTYNLPTLITNCSNNYGPYHFPEKLIPLMCINILLSKSLPVYGDGQNVRDWLYVEDHCRALDTVIHQGQPGETYNIGGNNEVKNIDLVHMLCDLMDELAPDLPVRPCHQLITYVKDRPGHDRRYAIDASKIKTELGWTPQETVAAGLRKTVQWYLDHPNWWRPLLSEEYQAYYRKVYA; this is encoded by the coding sequence ATGACAGAGACAGGCAAAGGCACAGCAGACCAAAAATCTCAGCGCCGTCATCCCCGCCGCATCATCATCACGGGAGGAGCTGGGTTTATTGGCTCCAATTTTGTCCATTACTGGTGCGATCGCTATCCAGAAGATCGCGTGATTGTGCTGGATGCGCTGACCTATGCTGGCAATCTGCGGAACCTGGAAAGTTTAGAGGAGCGGCCTAATTTTCGCTTTGTTCAAGGAGACATCTGCGATCGCTTGTTGCTAGATGCCTTACTGAAGCAAGAAAAAGTTGATGCGATCGCTCACCTCGCTGCCGAATCCCATGTCGATCGCTCGATTCTATCGCCTGGTGCTTTCGTACGCACCAATGTTGTCGGCACTTTCACGCTTCTAGAGGCGTTTCGTCACCATTGGGAAGCCCATCAAAAACCGAGTCACTATCGCTTCTTGCACGTCTCTACCGACGAAGTTTATGGCAGCTTAGGTTCTGACGATCCAGCCTTTAGCGAAACCACTCCCTACGCTCCGAACAGCCCCTACTCAGCCTCCAAAGCAGGTAGTGATCATTTCGCCCGCGCTTACTACCACACTTACAACCTGCCCACCCTCATTACTAACTGCTCCAACAATTACGGTCCTTACCACTTCCCAGAAAAGTTGATTCCTTTGATGTGTATCAACATTTTGCTGAGCAAGTCGTTACCTGTGTATGGTGATGGTCAAAACGTGCGTGACTGGCTTTACGTGGAAGACCATTGCCGCGCCTTAGACACCGTGATCCACCAAGGGCAGCCAGGAGAAACTTATAATATTGGCGGCAATAACGAAGTCAAAAATATTGACCTAGTTCACATGCTGTGCGACTTGATGGACGAGTTGGCTCCTGACTTGCCTGTGCGTCCTTGCCATCAGCTGATTACGTATGTCAAAGACCGCCCAGGGCACGATCGCCGTTACGCCATTGATGCCAGCAAGATTAAAACCGAGCTGGGCTGGACTCCCCAAGAAACGGTTGCAGCAGGCTTACGCAAAACTGTGCAATGGTATTTAGACCACCCCAATTGGTGGCGACCTCTGCTCTCTGAGGAATATCAAGCCTATTACCGCAAGGTCTACGCCTAA
- the rfaE1 gene encoding D-glycero-beta-D-manno-heptose-7-phosphate kinase: MALDRSFTKQLTAAADQLFHYLEQFSQAKVLVVGDLTLDEFLTGQVERISREAPVLIIRHENTRQVPGGGANAVYNFAQLGAQVKAVGLIGKDEQGQVIREIFASAGIDTQGVLVDAQRPTVTKTRISGHARQSVTQQIVRVDRKSDEPPDLELQLQLAQYIQQHQDTVDAVVCSDYGDGTLTQLVTAAALQHPCTIVDTQKELNRYRGALLFTPNLPEAEQAVGYAIATPQDLSRAGRDLLDLTEAQNILITRGEAGMTLFEQSGGEFHIPAFNRTDVFDVTGAGDTVVAALTLGLTAGASVWEAAVLGNLAASIVVRQFGTATTTTSEIKLALQNLLN, encoded by the coding sequence ATGGCTTTAGACCGTTCGTTTACAAAGCAATTAACCGCTGCGGCTGACCAACTGTTTCACTACTTGGAGCAGTTTAGTCAGGCGAAGGTTCTTGTGGTGGGAGATTTAACCCTAGACGAATTTCTCACAGGTCAAGTAGAGCGGATTTCTCGCGAAGCTCCGGTGCTGATTATTCGGCATGAAAATACCAGGCAAGTTCCGGGAGGCGGCGCGAACGCGGTCTATAACTTTGCTCAGTTGGGAGCCCAGGTCAAAGCGGTAGGGCTGATTGGCAAGGATGAGCAAGGACAGGTGATTCGCGAGATTTTCGCCAGTGCTGGGATTGATACTCAAGGAGTCTTAGTCGATGCCCAGCGTCCCACTGTGACTAAAACTCGCATTTCTGGGCATGCTCGTCAGTCAGTAACGCAGCAGATTGTGCGGGTCGATCGCAAATCGGATGAGCCACCAGACCTAGAGTTGCAGCTCCAATTAGCGCAGTATATTCAGCAACATCAAGACACCGTAGATGCAGTTGTTTGTTCAGATTACGGGGATGGCACTCTCACCCAATTGGTAACTGCCGCAGCTTTGCAGCATCCTTGCACGATTGTGGACACTCAGAAAGAACTGAACCGCTATCGAGGTGCCCTGTTGTTTACGCCCAACCTGCCAGAGGCGGAGCAAGCGGTTGGTTATGCGATCGCGACTCCTCAGGATTTGAGTCGAGCGGGACGTGATCTTTTAGACTTAACTGAGGCCCAAAATATTTTGATCACCCGTGGGGAAGCAGGTATGACCCTGTTTGAGCAATCAGGGGGGGAATTTCATATTCCTGCCTTTAACCGCACTGACGTATTTGATGTCACTGGGGCAGGCGATACTGTCGTAGCAGCTTTAACTCTGGGGTTAACTGCAGGAGCATCGGTATGGGAAGCCGCTGTTCTAGGTAACTTAGCAGCCAGCATTGTGGTGCGGCAGTTTGGAACTGCTACAACCACTACCTCTGAAATTAAACTAGCCTTACAAAATTTACTGAACTAA
- a CDS encoding energy transducer TonB produces MSYWSLIKSLPEVLRQPSGIAAIASVGVHGLLWVVLPVLPLSSKTTESEAQRPVKLVELTPAEQGRLPSFATPQLSLPPLPKTTNLFPSLPSLQSSNSLPSSSSSPYNLPLFAPPPSGFSFSPSVPLPAPLGLPTTQIPIPDTPAPRISEPAQSSRPTIAFQDQPGLDAIQQNSQALQSQNLPQLPQLEASAPETINFPPTDLSPSELVTPQSQPPSNSPEQTTPPATTQAPPPETEQAAAPNTPPPAPGPRPDKIPAEAIARLREAQQRQQELYAYDATGTSNEEASGTLSDWTEETSQSTGKDFKRLELKPSYPTAACSRKLNGQATFGVVVDADGKIVGELARIQSAGYRLLNQKAEEAVRAYEFEGTGESQPYLVSLPFNYSSDTCADIPSEEAPPS; encoded by the coding sequence ATGTCTTACTGGTCCTTGATTAAATCTCTGCCCGAAGTATTGCGCCAACCCAGCGGGATTGCAGCTATTGCCTCCGTCGGGGTTCACGGGCTGCTCTGGGTTGTTCTACCTGTTTTACCTCTATCCTCAAAAACCACCGAATCTGAGGCGCAAAGACCTGTAAAACTGGTGGAGCTGACGCCAGCAGAACAAGGCCGTTTACCCAGCTTTGCTACCCCCCAACTTTCCTTGCCTCCTCTGCCCAAGACCACAAACCTATTTCCATCCCTGCCGTCCCTACAGTCGTCTAACTCACTGCCTAGCTCTAGTTCGTCCCCGTATAATCTTCCCCTCTTCGCACCGCCCCCTTCAGGCTTTTCTTTTTCCCCGTCCGTGCCCCTACCCGCTCCTTTAGGGCTTCCCACGACTCAAATTCCCATTCCCGATACGCCAGCTCCCAGAATCTCGGAACCCGCTCAATCTTCCAGACCTACGATCGCCTTTCAAGATCAACCGGGTCTAGATGCGATTCAGCAGAATTCTCAGGCCTTACAATCCCAAAATCTACCTCAACTGCCACAGCTAGAAGCCAGCGCTCCCGAGACAATCAATTTCCCACCCACAGACCTTAGCCCCTCTGAGCTAGTAACTCCACAGTCCCAACCTCCTAGCAACTCACCAGAACAAACCACTCCTCCAGCTACGACTCAGGCTCCGCCTCCAGAGACGGAGCAGGCTGCTGCCCCAAACACACCTCCCCCTGCCCCTGGCCCCCGACCAGATAAAATTCCTGCTGAGGCGATCGCGAGACTGCGTGAAGCCCAACAACGCCAGCAAGAACTTTATGCTTACGACGCAACAGGTACCAGCAACGAGGAAGCCTCCGGTACTTTATCGGATTGGACTGAGGAAACCTCACAATCAACAGGGAAGGACTTTAAGCGTTTAGAGTTAAAACCGAGCTACCCGACAGCAGCCTGTTCCCGGAAGCTAAACGGACAAGCGACGTTTGGCGTTGTCGTCGATGCTGATGGCAAAATTGTGGGTGAACTTGCTCGGATTCAAAGTGCTGGCTACCGACTGCTCAACCAAAAGGCCGAAGAAGCAGTCAGAGCCTACGAGTTTGAGGGAACAGGTGAGTCTCAGCCGTATTTAGTCAGCCTACCGTTTAACTACAGCAGTGATACTTGTGCTGATATCCCTTCAGAGGAAGCACCCCCTAGCTAA
- a CDS encoding precorrin-2 C(20)-methyltransferase, which yields MSDSEETIAKDELVTAAFANSTEPAIAEIGTLYGIGAGTGDPELLTLKGLRLLKQASVVAFPAGVKGKLGMAEQIVAEWLQPHQVRLALNFPYVQDTDTLTQAWQQAAKSVWPYLQQGQDVAFVSEGDVSFFSTFTYLAQSLQHLHPEAKVQTIPGICSPLAAAATLGIPLTMQAQRLVVLPALYHVSELETALQWADVVVLMKVSSVYEQVWAILQQQQLLNRSYVVERATLPEQVIYANLSDRPNLQLSYFSLLIVQVTAPSLVGS from the coding sequence ATGTCAGACTCAGAAGAGACTATTGCAAAGGATGAATTGGTGACTGCTGCATTCGCAAACTCAACTGAACCTGCGATCGCCGAAATCGGAACCTTGTATGGCATTGGCGCGGGTACAGGCGATCCAGAACTTCTCACGCTCAAAGGGCTACGCCTACTAAAGCAAGCATCAGTCGTTGCTTTTCCAGCAGGAGTAAAAGGCAAACTCGGCATGGCTGAGCAGATTGTGGCTGAGTGGTTACAGCCCCATCAAGTGCGCCTAGCCCTAAATTTTCCTTATGTTCAAGATACAGACACGCTGACACAAGCATGGCAGCAAGCCGCCAAGTCGGTTTGGCCCTATTTACAGCAAGGCCAGGATGTAGCCTTTGTTTCTGAGGGGGATGTCAGCTTTTTCAGCACTTTCACATATTTAGCTCAAAGTTTGCAACACCTCCACCCAGAAGCTAAGGTACAGACCATCCCAGGGATTTGCTCTCCCTTAGCTGCGGCGGCGACTTTAGGTATTCCTTTGACGATGCAAGCGCAGCGGCTCGTGGTGCTACCAGCGCTGTACCATGTATCAGAATTAGAAACCGCGCTGCAATGGGCAGATGTGGTGGTTTTGATGAAAGTTAGTTCTGTGTACGAACAGGTATGGGCCATTTTGCAGCAGCAGCAACTTTTAAATCGTAGTTATGTGGTTGAGCGAGCCACCTTGCCAGAGCAGGTAATTTATGCCAATCTGAGCGATCGCCCTAACCTCCAACTGTCCTACTTCTCACTGCTAATTGTGCAAGTTACAGCTCCTAGTCTTGTTGGTAGCTAA